From Bacillus sp. Marseille-P3661:
CTAATATCCCATGATATCCCATTTTTAAATAGCGTTATTAATCTAATTTATCATATGGAAAATCAGGAATTAAACCGTTATGTTGGGGACTACGATAATTTTATACAAGTGTACGAAGTTAAAAAGCAACAGTTAGAGGCCGCATTTAAAAAGCAACAACAAGAAATCTCAGAACTAAAAGATTTCGTTGCTCGAAATAAAGCTCGTGTTTCCACTCGAAATATGGCGATGTCTCGTCAGAAAAAACTTGATAAAATGGAAGTTATCGAAATGGCTAAAGAAAAACCGAAACCAGAGTTTAATTTTAAAGAATCACGAGCATCCGGTAAGCTTATTTTTGAAACGAAAGATCTCGTGATCGGTTATGATGAGCCTCTTTCTCGTCCATTAACTTTACGGATGGAACGCGGGCAAAAAGTTGCATTAGTTGGAGCAAACGGAATAGGTAAAACAACATTGCTACGCAGCATCCTTGGTGAAATTCAGCCAATTGAAGGTGCAGTAGAGCGTGGAGATTACTTGTACACTGGTTACTTTGAACAAGAAATTAAAACAGCGAATAACAATACATGTATTGATGAAGTTTGGAATGAATTTCCTCATTTCAACCAATACGAAGTACGTGCAGCTCTTGCAAAATGCGGATTGACTACGAAACATATTGAAAGTAAGGTTGAAGTTTTAAGTGGTGGCGAAAAAGCAAAAGTTAGACTTTGTAAGCTGATTAACAATGAAACAAATCTACTCGTGCTAGATGAGCCAACAAACCACCTTGATGTTGATGCAAAAGACGAACTTAAACGAGCTTTAAAAGCTTACAAAGGTAGCATCCTAATCATTTGTCACGAACCTGAATTTTATAACGACGTTGTAACCGATGTATGGAACTGTGAGTCTTGGACTACTAAGGTATTTTAATTTGAAGGGCTTTGGGAAATTCCCCAAGCCCTTTTTAAAGTTATGAGCAAATCTATAAACAAGTTGCATATTACAACAACTTGGTCCATTTATTTATCCTGTTAAAACTGATTCCACACTGTAACTTCATCAACACTTAATCTATTGCTTGGATATGCAGGTTCTTTTGCCTTACCAACTGAGATTAACATGGTAGGGATGTATCTAGGTGGAATATTGAATTCCTCGATCATTTTTTGTCGATCAAATCCTCCCATTGGACAGGTGTCATATCCCATTGCTTTAGCTACTAACATTAACTGCATAGCTGCCAGCGATGAATTTAAGATACCTTGATCCTTTCCCATATTAGGGATTGTATAAGCGGATTCAATTTGATCGATTAATGTATTTTTTATTGTTTCCGTTACAAATCCCTTTTGAACCATATCATTAAAAACAGGTCCTGCATTTTTATTCGCTTCAAGGTCAGCCAAAATACATACGGTAATGGATGCATCAACGACCTGATGCTGACCATAAGAAATCGGCAATGCTTTTTCTTTTGCTTTCTGGTCCTCGAGGATTAAGAACTTCCAATGTTGAAGATTCCAGGCAGAAGGAGCTTTTTGTGTATGTTCGATTAACTCCTCAATTTCCTGTTTTGTCATCTTATGTGTTGCATCATACTTTTTTACTGAATGACGTTGATCTATAATCGTAAAAAAATCTAATAATGTAGCAGTT
This genomic window contains:
- a CDS encoding ABC-F family ATP-binding cassette domain-containing protein; the protein is MSILTVKNLSHGFGDRAIFNDVSFRLLKGEHIGLIGANGEGKSTFMNIITRKLEPDAGQIEWSKNVRVGYLDQHTVLEKGLTIRDVLKTAFKYLFDLETEMNEICDKMGDATPEELEKLLEDMGTIQDLLTNNDFYIIDAKIEEIARGLGLQDIGLERDVTDLSGGQRTKVLLAKLLLEKPDILLLDEPTNYLDEQHIEWLKRYLLDYENAFILISHDIPFLNSVINLIYHMENQELNRYVGDYDNFIQVYEVKKQQLEAAFKKQQQEISELKDFVARNKARVSTRNMAMSRQKKLDKMEVIEMAKEKPKPEFNFKESRASGKLIFETKDLVIGYDEPLSRPLTLRMERGQKVALVGANGIGKTTLLRSILGEIQPIEGAVERGDYLYTGYFEQEIKTANNNTCIDEVWNEFPHFNQYEVRAALAKCGLTTKHIESKVEVLSGGEKAKVRLCKLINNETNLLVLDEPTNHLDVDAKDELKRALKAYKGSILIICHEPEFYNDVVTDVWNCESWTTKVF
- a CDS encoding nitroreductase family protein; the encoded protein is MGTATLLDFFTIIDQRHSVKKYDATHKMTKQEIEELIEHTQKAPSAWNLQHWKFLILEDQKAKEKALPISYGQHQVVDASITVCILADLEANKNAGPVFNDMVQKGFVTETIKNTLIDQIESAYTIPNMGKDQGILNSSLAAMQLMLVAKAMGYDTCPMGGFDRQKMIEEFNIPPRYIPTMLISVGKAKEPAYPSNRLSVDEVTVWNQF